Proteins found in one Haloferax litoreum genomic segment:
- a CDS encoding ATPase yields the protein MSDSGTRTRAPIFIFIALMLAVFGLLAVMWASVSGGDLLPYIFGFAVYFLVFHVYLPYRVHKDATFKGRNATFWAAFAFFAPLLGAALYFVVGGLTGSDDDVAS from the coding sequence ATGTCCGACTCTGGAACTCGCACGCGAGCGCCGATTTTCATCTTCATCGCGCTCATGCTCGCCGTCTTCGGCCTGTTGGCGGTGATGTGGGCGTCGGTCAGCGGCGGCGACTTACTCCCGTACATCTTCGGCTTCGCCGTCTACTTCCTCGTCTTCCACGTCTACCTTCCCTATCGGGTCCACAAGGACGCGACGTTCAAAGGGCGGAACGCGACGTTCTGGGCGGCCTTCGCCTTCTTCGCACCACTGCTCGGAGCGGCACTTTACTTCGTGGTCGGCGGATTGACTGGGAGCGACGACGACGTGGCGAGTTAA
- a CDS encoding tyrosine--tRNA ligase, whose translation MDAYDLITRNASEVVTEDEVRALADDSEGKRAYVGYEPSGVLHIGHMLTANKLIDLQEAGFEVVVLLADVHAYLNGKGTFEEIRQTAERMKAQFIAYGLDESQTEFVLGSEFQLDESYVLDLHALELETTLSRAERAMAEIKSGESVTVAQAVYPIMQALDIVYLDVDLAIGGMEQRKVHMLARDTLPSINEDAPTCLHTPLIADLATGIGKMSSSKGVTISMEDTTEDIEEKVNDAFCPPTADPDPTDDGDARDNPVLQIFEYHVFPRFERVVVERPDKYGGNLEYDDYESLEADLESGELHPLDAKGALAGYLDELIAPGREKIDA comes from the coding sequence ATGGACGCATACGACCTGATCACTCGGAACGCCTCCGAAGTGGTCACGGAGGACGAAGTACGCGCGCTGGCCGACGACTCAGAGGGCAAGCGAGCGTACGTGGGCTACGAGCCCTCCGGTGTCCTCCACATCGGTCACATGCTCACCGCCAACAAGCTCATCGACCTCCAAGAGGCGGGCTTCGAGGTAGTCGTGCTGCTGGCCGACGTACACGCTTACCTCAACGGCAAGGGCACCTTCGAGGAGATTCGACAGACGGCCGAGCGAATGAAAGCGCAGTTCATCGCCTACGGCTTAGACGAGAGCCAGACCGAGTTCGTCCTCGGGTCGGAGTTCCAACTCGACGAGAGCTACGTCCTCGACCTGCACGCGCTCGAACTCGAGACGACGCTCTCGCGGGCCGAACGCGCCATGGCCGAAATCAAGAGCGGCGAGAGCGTGACAGTCGCACAGGCAGTCTACCCCATCATGCAAGCGTTGGACATCGTCTACCTCGACGTGGACCTCGCCATCGGCGGGATGGAACAGCGCAAGGTCCACATGCTCGCCCGCGACACGCTCCCGAGCATCAACGAGGACGCGCCGACCTGTCTCCACACCCCGCTCATCGCGGACCTCGCGACGGGTATCGGGAAGATGTCCTCCTCGAAGGGCGTCACCATCTCGATGGAAGACACCACCGAGGACATCGAAGAGAAGGTCAACGACGCCTTCTGCCCGCCCACGGCCGACCCCGACCCGACGGACGACGGCGACGCGCGCGACAACCCCGTCCTCCAAATCTTCGAGTACCACGTCTTCCCGCGCTTCGAACGCGTCGTCGTCGAACGCCCCGACAAGTACGGTGGCAACCTCGAATACGACGACTACGAGTCGCTCGAAGCGGACCTCGAATCCGGCGAACTCCACCCCCTCGACGCGAAAGGTGCCCTCGCTGGCTACCTCGACGAACTCATCGCACCGGGCCGCGAGAAGATAGACGCGTAA
- a CDS encoding DUF7470 family protein: MLDKLGTKGIAGVVCLLAGIVLVAVQAPIVAAGIALVVAGMGLVAGGLAENVMKMFGMA, translated from the coding sequence ATGCTCGACAAACTCGGAACGAAAGGTATCGCTGGCGTCGTCTGTCTCCTCGCTGGAATCGTCCTCGTCGCCGTCCAAGCACCCATCGTCGCGGCCGGTATCGCACTCGTCGTCGCCGGGATGGGACTCGTCGCTGGGGGGCTGGCAGAGAACGTGATGAAGATGTTCGGGATGGCCTGA
- the eif1A gene encoding translation initiation factor eIF-1A, with the protein MSDDENERRRDLRMPNDDEVFAVVTNMLGANRVRVRCADGVERTARIPGRMQKRIWIREDDVVLVEPWDWQDEKGDITWRYEKSEADQLRREGHIQ; encoded by the coding sequence ATGAGCGACGACGAGAACGAGCGCCGCCGAGACCTCCGAATGCCGAACGACGACGAAGTGTTCGCCGTCGTGACCAACATGCTCGGTGCCAATCGTGTCCGCGTCCGCTGTGCCGACGGCGTGGAGCGGACCGCTCGCATCCCCGGCCGAATGCAGAAGCGTATCTGGATTCGAGAAGACGACGTAGTCCTCGTCGAACCGTGGGACTGGCAGGACGAGAAAGGCGACATCACGTGGCGCTACGAGAAGTCCGAAGCGGACCAACTCCGCCGCGAAGGACACATCCAGTAA
- the rio1 gene encoding serine/threonine-protein kinase Rio1 — MSDEFGMVEPQEGEAFGDEWEEIDLSEDEADRIAKRRDRDFDEFRIRMKDADQFKVEQSVFDDATFAAIYKLVQDGYIDAFGGPISTGKEANVYEALGDDSEVAVKIYRINASDFRHMRDYLEGDPRFEGIGHDKGQVVRAWVRKEFANLERAQRAGVRVPDPIAVQRNVLVMELVGLAEDRARRLSEVNVENPQTAYKVVREYMRRLHRAGLVHGDLSEYNLIIHGGELVVIDLGQAVTIHHPNAVDFLRRDCRNVANFFQRQGADADADSLYEFVTADEDDENAEE; from the coding sequence ATGAGTGACGAGTTCGGCATGGTCGAACCCCAGGAGGGCGAGGCGTTCGGCGACGAGTGGGAAGAGATAGACCTCTCTGAGGACGAAGCAGACCGCATCGCCAAGCGGCGTGACCGCGACTTCGACGAGTTCAGGATTCGGATGAAAGACGCCGACCAGTTCAAAGTCGAGCAGTCGGTGTTCGACGACGCCACCTTCGCGGCGATATACAAACTCGTCCAAGACGGGTACATCGACGCGTTCGGAGGACCCATCTCGACGGGAAAGGAAGCGAACGTCTACGAGGCGCTCGGTGACGACAGCGAAGTCGCCGTCAAGATATACCGCATCAACGCCTCCGACTTCCGTCACATGCGCGACTACCTCGAAGGCGACCCGCGATTCGAGGGCATCGGCCACGACAAAGGGCAAGTCGTCCGCGCGTGGGTGCGAAAGGAGTTCGCCAACCTCGAACGCGCCCAGCGTGCCGGGGTTCGCGTTCCGGACCCAATCGCCGTCCAGCGAAACGTTCTCGTGATGGAACTCGTCGGACTCGCCGAAGACCGGGCACGTCGCCTCTCGGAAGTCAACGTCGAAAACCCACAGACTGCCTACAAAGTCGTCCGCGAGTACATGCGTCGCCTCCACCGCGCCGGCCTCGTCCACGGCGACCTCTCGGAGTACAACCTCATCATCCACGGGGGCGAACTCGTCGTCATCGACCTCGGACAGGCGGTGACGATTCACCACCCGAACGCCGTAGATTTCCTCCGCCGAGACTGTCGTAACGTCGCCAACTTCTTCCAGCGACAGGGTGCCGACGCCGACGCCGACTCTCTCTATGAGTTCGTCACCGCCGACGAAGACGACGAGAACGCCGAGGAGTAG
- a CDS encoding type II CAAX endopeptidase family protein, with amino-acid sequence MSESVSRQFAVFTGLAAAWAWPLWILTTVLPDAVDIVAILAGAWGPTVAAVVLTWRSSGRDGVRSLLKRYLAWRTGLFPAIGVVVSVLATTVAAVWVTSLGGVPPGFPGQAPPLPFLPLVILVNVFLGGPLAEEAGWRGFAHPLLRERVGTGTAGVAVGLVWGLWHAPLFFLPGQAFVVGGTDPLAFAALTISWSVLFGVVTERADWSLLPAVFGHATVNTALGTYGVLSAAFYRPAVVVGFAVVATGVLAVHLVGTRLSDSTTPTV; translated from the coding sequence GTGTCGGAAAGTGTCTCCCGCCAGTTCGCCGTATTCACTGGCCTCGCCGCCGCGTGGGCGTGGCCACTCTGGATTCTTACGACTGTCCTCCCCGATGCAGTCGATATCGTCGCCATCCTCGCCGGCGCGTGGGGCCCGACAGTCGCCGCCGTCGTCCTGACGTGGCGTTCGTCGGGGCGCGACGGCGTACGTTCGCTCCTGAAACGATACCTCGCGTGGCGAACAGGGCTGTTTCCCGCTATCGGGGTCGTCGTCTCTGTACTCGCCACGACTGTCGCCGCCGTCTGGGTCACGTCGCTCGGGGGCGTGCCCCCCGGTTTTCCGGGACAGGCCCCACCACTTCCGTTCCTCCCACTCGTCATCCTCGTGAACGTCTTTCTCGGCGGCCCACTCGCAGAGGAGGCGGGGTGGCGTGGATTCGCCCACCCGCTTCTCCGCGAACGAGTCGGCACGGGAACCGCTGGTGTCGCAGTTGGACTCGTCTGGGGACTGTGGCACGCCCCATTATTCTTCCTGCCCGGACAGGCGTTCGTCGTCGGCGGAACCGACCCACTCGCGTTCGCCGCACTGACCATCTCGTGGTCGGTGCTATTCGGCGTCGTCACCGAACGGGCCGACTGGAGTCTCCTTCCGGCAGTGTTCGGACACGCAACGGTCAACACGGCACTCGGGACGTACGGCGTCCTCTCGGCGGCGTTCTACCGCCCAGCGGTTGTCGTCGGATTTGCCGTCGTCGCTACCGGGGTTCTCGCCGTCCATCTCGTCGGCACTCGCCTGTCCGACTCCACGACCCCTACCGTGTGA
- a CDS encoding MFS transporter: MNFDVRDSLLVRNANVRRLILGRLVTNAGDSVYAIAAMWLVYDLTGSSAYTGLAGFLTMAPQAMQVLAGPLVDRWSIRRILVGTQLTQAVLVLVIPLADFLGHLSVWVVLTVMPLVSLLNQLVYPAQSAVVPRLVDDDDLVAANSLLSLSYQGVDLAFNAVAGVLIAATSAVTLYLVDSVSFAIAAGLFVRLSIPSTADGTVGENRNEAEAAVDAVSDGGTDESAGDDEAVQTGYVSDLQAGLGFVRGSILLPLLVSGLVVNGVLGGVWATMPAFADARGGPEAYGFLMAAIAGGMLVGAVGASTFDHLPFGSLTIGLFVFSGVGWLVAIAVPSLAGTVAFLALATVPLGISNVLSVAMIQSLVPESLLGRVMATVGSLSTLMMPVGSALGGFLGDYVGSTSVVAAGGVGLLFVAVYVVALPTLRRLPPIGDIETLSA; this comes from the coding sequence GTGAACTTCGACGTACGCGACTCGCTGTTGGTCCGCAACGCGAACGTTCGGCGGTTGATTCTCGGCCGCCTCGTCACGAACGCCGGCGACAGCGTCTACGCTATCGCAGCGATGTGGTTAGTGTACGACCTCACCGGGTCGTCGGCGTACACCGGTCTCGCCGGATTCCTCACGATGGCCCCGCAAGCGATGCAGGTGCTGGCAGGACCACTCGTGGACCGCTGGTCGATACGCCGTATCCTCGTCGGCACGCAACTCACGCAGGCAGTGCTGGTTCTCGTGATTCCCCTCGCTGACTTCCTCGGCCACCTCTCCGTCTGGGTCGTGCTCACCGTGATGCCACTCGTCTCGCTTCTGAACCAACTCGTCTACCCGGCGCAGTCGGCAGTGGTCCCTCGTCTCGTGGACGACGACGACCTCGTGGCGGCGAACTCCCTCCTCTCGTTGTCGTATCAGGGCGTCGATTTAGCCTTCAACGCGGTCGCCGGCGTACTCATCGCCGCGACGAGTGCGGTGACGCTCTACCTCGTCGATTCGGTGTCGTTCGCCATCGCGGCGGGCTTGTTCGTTCGACTCTCGATTCCGTCCACTGCCGACGGCACGGTCGGTGAAAACCGAAACGAGGCTGAGGCCGCAGTCGATGCCGTCTCCGATGGGGGAACAGACGAATCCGCTGGCGACGACGAAGCGGTGCAGACGGGATACGTGTCCGACCTTCAGGCCGGACTTGGATTCGTCCGCGGAAGCATCCTTCTCCCACTGCTCGTGAGCGGACTCGTCGTCAACGGAGTCCTCGGTGGTGTCTGGGCGACGATGCCCGCGTTCGCCGACGCACGAGGTGGCCCAGAAGCGTACGGATTCCTCATGGCGGCCATCGCAGGCGGGATGCTCGTTGGCGCGGTGGGTGCCTCGACGTTCGACCACCTCCCGTTCGGGTCGCTCACGATTGGACTGTTCGTCTTCAGCGGCGTGGGATGGCTCGTGGCTATCGCTGTGCCCTCGCTCGCCGGAACCGTCGCCTTCCTCGCACTCGCGACGGTCCCTCTCGGTATCTCGAACGTCCTCTCGGTCGCGATGATTCAATCACTCGTCCCCGAATCACTCCTCGGACGGGTGATGGCCACCGTCGGGAGTCTCTCGACGCTGATGATGCCCGTCGGGTCAGCACTGGGTGGGTTCCTCGGCGACTACGTGGGTTCCACGAGTGTCGTCGCCGCGGGTGGTGTCGGACTCCTGTTCGTCGCCGTCTACGTCGTCGCTCTCCCGACGCTCAGACGACTCCCACCAATCGGAGATATCGAGACGCTCTCGGCGTGA
- a CDS encoding KH domain-containing protein: MQHVKVPQDRIGVLIGEGGSTLREIESRAEVRLDVDSENGSVAIDSVGDPVLGMVAPDVVRAVGRGFAPEDAMSLLDDEMMMFELIEIDRHTRNKNDMRRQKGRLIGENGRTRELMEELTGADVVIYGSTLGIIGQPEEVEVVRRAVEMILDGAPHGAVYSYLERKHNELTRDFSVRQNN, from the coding sequence ATGCAGCACGTCAAGGTGCCGCAGGACCGTATTGGTGTTCTCATCGGCGAAGGTGGCTCGACGCTCCGAGAAATCGAGAGTCGAGCGGAGGTTCGACTCGACGTCGACTCCGAAAACGGCAGCGTCGCAATCGACAGCGTCGGCGACCCCGTCCTCGGGATGGTCGCCCCCGACGTCGTCCGCGCCGTGGGCCGTGGCTTCGCCCCCGAGGATGCCATGTCGCTCCTCGACGACGAGATGATGATGTTCGAACTCATCGAAATCGACCGGCACACCCGAAACAAGAACGACATGCGTCGCCAGAAGGGCCGACTCATCGGCGAGAACGGTCGCACCCGCGAACTCATGGAAGAACTGACTGGCGCGGACGTAGTCATCTACGGGTCGACGCTCGGCATCATCGGCCAACCCGAGGAAGTCGAAGTCGTCCGCCGCGCCGTCGAGATGATTCTCGACGGTGCGCCACACGGCGCCGTCTACTCGTACCTCGAACGCAAGCACAACGAACTGACCCGCGACTTCAGCGTTCGCCAGAACAACTGA
- the thsA gene encoding thermosome subunit alpha, which yields MIILGEDSQRTSGQDAQSMNITAGKAVAEAVRTTLGPKGMDKMLVDSSGQVVVTNDGVTILKEMDIDHPAANMIVEVSETQETEVGDGTTTAVIIAGELLDQAEDLLESDVHATTIAQGYRQAAEKAKEVLESNAIEVTEDDRETLTKIAATAMTGKGAESAKDLLAELVVDAVLAVQDDDGIDTDNVSVEKVVGGSINNSELVEGVIVDKTRVDENMPYAVEDANVAILDDALEVRETEIDAEVNVTDPDQLQQFLDQEEKQLKEMVDKLVEVGADAVFVGDGIDDMAQHYLAKEGILAVRRAKSSDLKRLARATGGRVVSNLDDIEEDDLGFAGSVAQKDVGGDERIFVEDVEDAKSVTLILRGGTEHVVDELERAIEDSLGVVRTTLEDGKVLPGGGAPETELSLVLREFADSVGGREQLAIEAFAEALDIIPRTLAENAGLDPIDSLVDLRSRHDGGEFPAGLDAYTGDIIDMEAEGVVEPLRVKTQAIESATEAAVMILRIDDVIAAGDLSGGQTGDDDDEGGAPGGMGGMGGMGGMGGMGGAM from the coding sequence ATGATCATTCTGGGCGAGGACTCGCAGCGCACATCCGGTCAGGATGCGCAGTCGATGAACATCACGGCCGGAAAGGCCGTTGCCGAGGCCGTACGCACCACGCTCGGCCCCAAGGGGATGGACAAGATGCTCGTCGATTCGTCGGGCCAGGTCGTCGTCACGAACGACGGCGTCACCATCCTCAAGGAGATGGACATCGACCACCCCGCGGCCAACATGATCGTCGAAGTCTCCGAGACGCAGGAGACGGAAGTCGGAGACGGCACGACGACGGCCGTCATCATCGCGGGTGAACTCCTCGACCAGGCCGAGGACCTCCTCGAGTCTGACGTTCACGCGACCACCATCGCACAGGGGTACCGTCAGGCCGCCGAGAAGGCCAAGGAAGTCCTCGAATCGAACGCTATCGAGGTCACCGAGGACGACCGCGAGACCCTCACGAAGATTGCCGCCACGGCGATGACGGGCAAGGGCGCAGAGTCCGCGAAGGACCTGCTCGCCGAACTCGTCGTCGACGCCGTCCTCGCAGTGCAGGACGACGACGGCATCGACACGGACAACGTCTCCGTGGAGAAAGTCGTCGGCGGTTCCATCAACAACTCCGAACTCGTCGAAGGCGTCATCGTCGACAAGACGCGCGTCGACGAGAACATGCCGTACGCAGTCGAAGACGCGAACGTCGCTATCCTCGACGACGCACTCGAAGTCCGCGAGACCGAAATCGACGCCGAAGTCAACGTCACGGACCCCGACCAACTTCAGCAGTTCCTCGATCAGGAAGAAAAACAGCTGAAAGAGATGGTCGACAAACTCGTCGAGGTCGGCGCAGACGCCGTCTTCGTCGGTGACGGCATCGACGACATGGCGCAGCACTACCTCGCCAAGGAGGGCATCCTCGCGGTCCGCCGCGCCAAGTCCTCCGACCTCAAGCGTCTCGCCCGCGCCACGGGCGGCCGCGTCGTCAGCAACCTCGACGACATCGAGGAAGACGACCTCGGCTTCGCCGGGTCCGTCGCACAGAAGGACGTCGGTGGCGACGAGCGCATCTTCGTCGAAGACGTCGAAGACGCCAAGTCCGTCACGCTCATCCTCCGCGGCGGCACGGAACACGTCGTCGACGAACTCGAACGCGCTATCGAGGACTCCCTCGGCGTCGTCCGCACGACGCTCGAAGACGGCAAGGTCCTGCCCGGTGGCGGTGCCCCCGAGACGGAACTCTCGCTCGTCCTGCGCGAATTCGCTGACTCCGTCGGTGGCCGCGAACAACTCGCCATCGAAGCCTTCGCCGAAGCGCTCGACATCATCCCACGCACGCTCGCCGAGAACGCTGGTCTCGACCCCATCGACTCCCTCGTCGACCTTCGCTCCCGCCACGACGGCGGCGAGTTCCCTGCCGGCCTCGACGCCTACACGGGCGACATCATCGACATGGAAGCAGAGGGCGTCGTCGAACCCCTCCGCGTGAAGACGCAGGCCATCGAGTCCGCAACCGAAGCCGCCGTCATGATTCTCCGCATCGACGACGTCATCGCTGCTGGCGACCTCTCCGGTGGCCAGACCGGCGACGACGACGACGAAGGCGGCGCACCCGGCGGTATGGGTGGCATGGGCGGCATGGGCGGTATGGGCGGCATGGGCGGTGCGATGTGA
- a CDS encoding ABC transporter ATP-binding protein/permease, whose translation MSQTETTESSAVSDATDPPRRPQFLAVVGSRVSEAASVAATVAPHVSPLVCAPHSTSPSRLRATFAAMRQPDTPFVVATDSAAAVRDADKVLVTDGGIVVEDGTPADLLAVPGLFAQRYGDEIGANFSDPGKDVADE comes from the coding sequence ATGTCCCAAACCGAGACAACGGAGTCCTCCGCCGTCTCGGACGCCACCGACCCACCGAGACGACCCCAATTCCTCGCTGTCGTCGGTTCCCGCGTCTCCGAGGCGGCCTCCGTCGCCGCCACCGTAGCCCCTCACGTGTCTCCGCTCGTCTGCGCTCCGCACAGCACGTCGCCGTCACGTCTCCGCGCGACGTTCGCCGCGATGCGCCAGCCAGATACCCCCTTCGTCGTCGCAACAGACAGCGCCGCCGCCGTCCGCGACGCCGACAAAGTCCTCGTTACCGACGGCGGAATCGTCGTCGAAGACGGGACCCCCGCTGACCTCCTCGCCGTACCCGGACTCTTCGCCCAGCGGTACGGCGACGAAATCGGCGCGAACTTCTCCGACCCGGGGAAGGACGTCGCCGACGAGTGA
- a CDS encoding YccF domain-containing protein, with product MKQRSLLVRILWFLFIGWWATPAVVNIAWFLNATIIGLPLGIKLINLVPTVLSLKEPRSLGNPDAATGQRSLLVRGVYFLFVGWWLSWFWANVAAFFAVTIVGLPIAYWMFNRLPAVTSLYRFDG from the coding sequence ATGAAACAGCGGTCCCTCCTCGTTCGTATCCTCTGGTTCCTGTTCATCGGGTGGTGGGCCACGCCCGCCGTCGTCAACATCGCGTGGTTCCTCAACGCGACCATCATCGGTCTGCCACTGGGAATCAAACTCATCAATCTCGTGCCGACGGTACTCTCGCTGAAAGAACCGCGTTCGCTCGGGAATCCCGATGCTGCAACGGGCCAGCGGTCGCTCCTCGTCCGCGGCGTCTACTTCCTGTTCGTCGGGTGGTGGCTCAGTTGGTTCTGGGCGAACGTGGCGGCGTTCTTCGCGGTCACTATCGTCGGCCTCCCCATCGCCTACTGGATGTTCAATCGGCTTCCTGCGGTCACGTCGCTGTACCGATTCGACGGGTAG
- a CDS encoding AAA family ATPase, whose product MRVIGTVGLPGSGKGELAEVAREAGIPVVTMGDIIREECRARGLDPATDHGKIAKALREEEGDDAIAARSLPVIEDHLDANDVVVVDGLRSDVELDRFRDAFGDEFILVSVEAPFETRAERLGDRGRDESDTDVESLKKREARELDFGMGEAMDRADVVIQNTGTLDEYRETITRLFEEGPDALAEANP is encoded by the coding sequence ATGAGAGTCATCGGGACGGTCGGCTTGCCCGGAAGCGGAAAGGGCGAACTCGCCGAGGTAGCCCGCGAAGCAGGCATCCCCGTCGTGACGATGGGCGACATCATCCGCGAGGAGTGTCGTGCCCGCGGCCTCGACCCCGCGACGGACCACGGGAAGATAGCGAAGGCACTCCGCGAAGAGGAAGGCGACGACGCCATCGCCGCGCGCTCGCTGCCCGTCATCGAAGACCACCTCGACGCGAACGACGTGGTGGTCGTCGACGGCCTCCGGTCGGACGTCGAACTCGACCGCTTCCGCGACGCCTTCGGCGACGAATTCATCCTCGTGAGCGTCGAAGCACCGTTCGAAACCCGCGCCGAGCGACTCGGTGACCGCGGCCGCGACGAGAGCGACACCGACGTCGAGTCACTGAAGAAACGCGAAGCACGCGAACTCGACTTCGGGATGGGCGAGGCGATGGACCGCGCCGACGTGGTCATCCAGAACACCGGAACCCTCGACGAATACCGCGAGACCATCACCCGATTGTTCGAAGAAGGGCCAGACGCCCTGGCTGAGGCCAACCCATGA
- a CDS encoding RNA-binding domain-containing protein — protein MIYSVDVRIEVPVRDTEVTDRVADAVENLFPGVELTHEPGKLVGETHELERFSERLHEQTILDTARREFDKRRDEEGFSFALKKQAAFKGVVNFSVGNPDELGDIEVHVTVRDPSVEELIDYIAPPTEDGRPIDPADR, from the coding sequence ATGATTTACAGCGTCGACGTTCGCATCGAAGTTCCAGTCCGCGACACCGAGGTCACAGACCGCGTCGCCGACGCCGTCGAGAACCTCTTTCCGGGGGTCGAACTCACGCACGAACCCGGGAAACTCGTCGGCGAGACCCACGAGTTAGAGCGCTTCTCGGAGCGTCTGCACGAACAAACCATCCTCGACACCGCCCGGCGAGAGTTCGACAAACGCCGCGACGAGGAAGGGTTCTCGTTCGCGCTGAAGAAACAGGCCGCGTTCAAGGGTGTCGTCAACTTCTCCGTCGGCAACCCCGACGAACTCGGCGACATCGAGGTACACGTGACCGTCCGCGACCCGTCTGTCGAAGAACTCATCGACTACATCGCGCCGCCGACCGAAGACGGTCGGCCAATCGACCCCGCCGACCGCTGA
- a CDS encoding nucleoside recognition protein: MQSSTVLPVLVEVLPRVLRIAVYIAIGVFAANLVVAFGLVERIAGLSRYLTSPANLPDEVGTAIVTTAASTTAGYGMLAEFRESGVLDDRATLVAVTINTFFGFVQHIFTFYWPVLIPILGREVGFMYVGARAAIALAITLTGVAAGAVLLSKQNVTPTAIAETDGAGDTDGEHGVNDDSVRSMAEDAARKTWKTVRRIVPRLAVVYVLVTLLLRTTDLESFTNLASPLTNLVGLPGAAVPVVVAFAFDTTTGAATIAPAIGETFTPKQAVATMLIGGIISFAVSTFKRSIPFQYGIWGPEFGSKVIAVNTSLKVVFIAIAVALLVA; this comes from the coding sequence GTGCAGTCGTCGACCGTTCTCCCGGTGCTGGTCGAGGTGCTCCCCAGAGTCCTGCGCATCGCCGTCTACATCGCCATCGGCGTCTTCGCGGCGAACCTCGTCGTCGCCTTCGGCCTCGTCGAACGCATCGCCGGTCTCTCTCGGTACTTGACGAGTCCCGCGAACCTCCCCGACGAAGTTGGGACGGCTATCGTCACCACCGCCGCGTCGACGACGGCGGGATACGGGATGCTCGCCGAGTTCCGCGAATCTGGCGTCCTAGACGATAGAGCGACGCTCGTCGCCGTCACCATCAACACGTTCTTCGGGTTCGTCCAACACATCTTCACGTTTTACTGGCCGGTCCTCATCCCTATCCTCGGGCGAGAAGTCGGATTCATGTACGTCGGTGCCCGCGCCGCAATCGCACTGGCGATTACGCTCACTGGCGTCGCTGCCGGTGCGGTGCTCCTCTCGAAACAGAACGTCACCCCCACGGCCATCGCCGAGACGGACGGCGCAGGCGACACGGATGGCGAACACGGTGTCAACGACGACTCGGTCCGGTCGATGGCTGAAGACGCCGCACGAAAGACGTGGAAGACGGTTCGTCGAATCGTCCCGCGACTCGCGGTGGTCTACGTGCTCGTCACGCTCCTCTTGCGAACGACGGACCTCGAATCCTTCACCAACCTCGCCAGTCCGCTGACGAACCTCGTCGGCCTGCCGGGTGCCGCCGTCCCCGTCGTCGTCGCCTTCGCGTTCGACACGACGACCGGTGCGGCGACTATCGCGCCCGCCATCGGCGAGACGTTCACGCCGAAACAGGCGGTGGCGACGATGCTCATCGGGGGTATCATCTCCTTCGCCGTCTCGACGTTCAAGCGGTCGATTCCGTTTCAGTACGGCATCTGGGGGCCAGAGTTCGGGTCGAAGGTCATCGCCGTCAACACGAGTTTGAAAGTCGTCTTCATCGCCATCGCGGTGGCGCTGTTGGTCGCCTAA
- a CDS encoding magnesium transporter — MPTEWTVRAISRAMLPVLFVLTLVELGSGLVLGSFEAQLLRYPSLLVLVPVTIGTAGNLGSILAARLSTSFHLGTLTFSPADDELAGNALATVVLAVTIFPVIGVGAWAATFIVTGGPALPFSTVVLVALSSGITLAVLAVFVTFTATYVAYRFGLDPDDVVIPVVTNVCDVLGVVVLFAVAQLLV; from the coding sequence GTGCCGACTGAGTGGACCGTCCGTGCCATCTCGCGGGCGATGCTCCCCGTCTTGTTCGTCCTCACGCTCGTCGAACTCGGCAGTGGTCTCGTCCTCGGAAGCTTCGAAGCGCAGTTACTCAGGTATCCGTCCCTGCTCGTCCTCGTGCCCGTCACCATCGGAACGGCAGGAAATCTCGGGAGCATCCTCGCGGCACGACTTTCGACGTCGTTCCACCTCGGGACCCTCACGTTCTCGCCGGCGGACGACGAACTCGCGGGGAACGCGCTTGCGACGGTCGTCCTCGCAGTGACCATCTTTCCGGTCATCGGCGTTGGGGCGTGGGCCGCGACGTTCATCGTCACTGGCGGTCCCGCACTCCCCTTCTCGACTGTCGTTTTGGTCGCGTTATCGAGCGGTATCACGCTCGCCGTCTTGGCCGTCTTCGTGACGTTCACCGCCACGTACGTCGCCTATCGGTTCGGTCTCGACCCCGACGACGTGGTCATCCCCGTCGTCACCAACGTCTGCGACGTACTCGGGGTGGTCGTCCTCTTTGCGGTCGCACAACTGTTGGTCTAA